One segment of Rosa chinensis cultivar Old Blush chromosome 6, RchiOBHm-V2, whole genome shotgun sequence DNA contains the following:
- the LOC112170784 gene encoding uncharacterized protein LOC112170784, with protein MGKEYTRKQLKNKWDSLKDHWKLRKELKGKETGLGWDHRRQTIDASDECWRLKIEHAYSPSSTLPIPRSPQQGNNEVNLEGSGDSEDNDDLAPTLPKRKRNERAEKDKGVVPKKKKVGSAVHLAKQINRMCEAIESRSTATSMINKSVEGGGTSIKDMMKDVTSLPGIEQGNRLWFFATRLFLSPEKREMYFTMEDPNVKLEWLKFEMNEK; from the exons ATGGGCAAAGAATATACTAGAAaacaactgaaaaataaatgggATTCCCTCAAAGATCATTGGAAATTACGGAAAGAATTGAAGGGAAAAGAGACCGGTCTTGGGTGGGATCACAGGCGTCAAACTATAGATGCATCCGATGAGTGCTGGCGCCTCAAGATTGAG CATGCATATTCACCATCTTCTACACTACCTATCCCTAGAAGTCCACAGCAAGGTAACAATGAGGTGAACCTTGAAGGTAGTGGTGACTCTGAGGACAATGATGATTTGGCCCCCACTCtgcctaaaagaaaaagaaatgagagAGCTGAGAAAGATAAAGGAgtagtaccaaaaaaaaaaaaggtgggaaGTGCTGTTCATTTGGCTAAACAAATTAATCGAATGTGTGAGGCAATTGAGAGTAGGAGCACAGCAACTTCCATGATTAATAAAAGTGTAGAAGGTGGAGGCACCAGTATTAAGGACATGATGAAGGATGTCACCTCATTGCCTGGTATCGAGCAGGGTAATAGGTTATGGTTTTTTGCCACTCGACTGTTTTTAAGTccagagaagagagagatgtaTTTCACTATGGAAGATCCTAACGTGAAGTTGGAGTGGTTGAAATTTGAGATGAACGAAAAATAA
- the LOC112173044 gene encoding LYR motif-containing protein At3g19508 — translation MLKALRIYAEVLRLVRRLPKDSRPYYAKYVRENFVNYREVEVSDDQALHDLFNRAYIHSLWVLNKYSVDESAADKLKKICSG, via the exons atgttgaaAGCTCTGAGAATCTACGCGGAGGTTCTGAGATTGGTGCGGCGGTTGCCCAAGGACTCTCGGCCTTACTACGCCAAGTACGTTCGGGAGAATTTCGTCAATTACAGAGAGGTCGAGGTCTCCGATGACCAAGCTCTCCACGACCTCTTCAATAGGGCTTACATTCATTCCCTCTGGGTCCTCAACAAG TACTCTGTTGATGAATCCGCCGCCGATAAGTTGAAGAAGATCTGCAGCGGTTGa
- the LOC112173605 gene encoding transcription factor bHLH113 isoform X1 — MAGKEGFEVDQLGVIEGTSFSQLLYEVEHDVVGLCVDDHQSQIFNYNTNSCSSLYSATDLKTPKMLCFGDFQNKDRDNHHLGEIGFPEISISRPPAQKSGLTCSDSSSVSSTSTKAATSSSNSNSNQKKRNGVAQEQQVQCASTTTQAGQRSSKKPKTDKPAAGKRREKLGERISALQQLVSPFGKTDTASVLHEAMGYIRFLHDQVQVLCSPYLKRLPSLPEGGGDGAEKKDEEARSNDLRSRGLCLVPMENTAHLANNNGADFWSPVTMASNSNNKVSSSTGY, encoded by the exons ATGGCTGGAAAGGAGGGTTTTGAGGTGGACCAGCTTGGGGTCATAGAAGGAACGAGCTTCTCTCAGCTGCTCTACGAAGtcgaacatgatgtggtgggtCTTTGTGTAGATGATCATCAATCCCAAATCTTCAACTACAACACCAACAGCTGCTCCTCGCTTTATTCGGCCACCGACCTTAAAACCCCCAAAATGCTCTGTTTCGGGGACTTTCAGAACAAGGACAGGGACAACCACCACCTCGGGGAAATTGGGTTTCCGGAGATTTCGATTTCCCGGCCGCCGGCTCAGAAATCAGGGCTCACATGCAGCGAttcctcctctgtttcttcCACCAGCACCAAAGCGGCCACTTCTTCCTCCAACTCTAATAGTAAT CAGAAGAAGCGAAACGGGGTGGCGCAAGAACAACAAGTTCAATGTGCAAGCACCACAACTCAGGCCGGTCAGAGAAGCTCTAAGAAGCCGAAAACGGACAAGCCCGCTGCCGGAAAG aggAGAGAGAAGCTGGGAGAAAGAATCTCAGCACTGCAGCAACTCGTTTCACCCTTTGGAAAG ACAGACACAGCCTCAGTGCTTCATGAAGCGATGGGATACATCAGGTTCCTGCACGACCAGGTTCAGGTTCTGTGTTCGCCATACCTGAAACGCTTGCCTTCATTACCT GAGGGAGGAGGAGATGGGGCGGAGAAGAAGGACGAAGAAGCGAGGAGTAATGACCTGAGAAGCCGGGGGCTGTGTTTGGTGCCGATGGAGAACACCGCACATTTGGCGAACAACAACGGTGCCGATTTCTGGTCACCGGTTACAATGGCGAGCAACAGTAACAACAAAGTGTCATCGTCGACCGGATATTGA
- the LOC112173605 gene encoding transcription factor bHLH113 isoform X2 — protein sequence MAGKEGFEVDQLGVIEGTSFSQLLYEVEHDVVGLCVDDHQSQIFNYNTNSCSSLYSATDLKTPKMLCFGDFQNKDRDNHHLGEIGFPEISISRPPAQKSGLTCSDSSSVSSTSTKAATSSSNSNSNKKRNGVAQEQQVQCASTTTQAGQRSSKKPKTDKPAAGKRREKLGERISALQQLVSPFGKTDTASVLHEAMGYIRFLHDQVQVLCSPYLKRLPSLPEGGGDGAEKKDEEARSNDLRSRGLCLVPMENTAHLANNNGADFWSPVTMASNSNNKVSSSTGY from the exons ATGGCTGGAAAGGAGGGTTTTGAGGTGGACCAGCTTGGGGTCATAGAAGGAACGAGCTTCTCTCAGCTGCTCTACGAAGtcgaacatgatgtggtgggtCTTTGTGTAGATGATCATCAATCCCAAATCTTCAACTACAACACCAACAGCTGCTCCTCGCTTTATTCGGCCACCGACCTTAAAACCCCCAAAATGCTCTGTTTCGGGGACTTTCAGAACAAGGACAGGGACAACCACCACCTCGGGGAAATTGGGTTTCCGGAGATTTCGATTTCCCGGCCGCCGGCTCAGAAATCAGGGCTCACATGCAGCGAttcctcctctgtttcttcCACCAGCACCAAAGCGGCCACTTCTTCCTCCAACTCTAATAGTAAT AAGAAGCGAAACGGGGTGGCGCAAGAACAACAAGTTCAATGTGCAAGCACCACAACTCAGGCCGGTCAGAGAAGCTCTAAGAAGCCGAAAACGGACAAGCCCGCTGCCGGAAAG aggAGAGAGAAGCTGGGAGAAAGAATCTCAGCACTGCAGCAACTCGTTTCACCCTTTGGAAAG ACAGACACAGCCTCAGTGCTTCATGAAGCGATGGGATACATCAGGTTCCTGCACGACCAGGTTCAGGTTCTGTGTTCGCCATACCTGAAACGCTTGCCTTCATTACCT GAGGGAGGAGGAGATGGGGCGGAGAAGAAGGACGAAGAAGCGAGGAGTAATGACCTGAGAAGCCGGGGGCTGTGTTTGGTGCCGATGGAGAACACCGCACATTTGGCGAACAACAACGGTGCCGATTTCTGGTCACCGGTTACAATGGCGAGCAACAGTAACAACAAAGTGTCATCGTCGACCGGATATTGA
- the LOC112172772 gene encoding DNA repair protein REV1 isoform X2 has translation MSLNSSKSSGSKSKRSFNSNNSTNNNKKKTKISTNQKTLGGVSWGANSLSSSRSSFQRSPFPDFGSYMVEKNRKLQNQFDSEASSCLGSERSIFRGVSIFVDGFTVPSSQELRAYMVNYGGRYENYFSRRRVTHIICSNLPDSKIKNLRSFSGGLPVVKPNWIVDSVAANKLLSWVPYQLEQVSCNQPRLSDFFAPKIIPNCDDALRDTSDQVKPESEDTSLVGTRLEDDNKSVCRSTEHEQESSGESDDMIYENTDGQFGEELYTGEKYSEVKQEETPTSDAEDNVSIKDEFKSSTHQHSASVSSNCLPSSENFGSNRSHSTLGDPNFVENYFKSSRLHFIGTWRNRYRKRFPSSSKGLDNTDSNRCAPDSSLKTPIIHIDMDCFFVSVVIRQHPELKDRPVAVCHSDNPKGTAEISSANYPARDYGVRAGMFVRDAKALCPHLVILPYDFEAYEEVADQFYDILHKHCRKVQAVSCDEAFLDVTYLEGVDMDMLASTVRQEIFETTGCTASAGIARNMLMARLATRSAKPDGQCNIPPERVDDYLYELPIKTLPGIGHVLEEKLKKRNVLTCGQLRMIPKDSLQKDFGIKTGEMLWNHSRGIDNRLVGVIQESKSIGAEVNWGVRFKDLKDSHHFLSNLCKEVSLRLQGCTVQGRTFTLKIKKRRKDAQEPVKYMGCGDCENLSHSVTVPVATDDVEVLQRITKQLFGFFSLDVKEIRGIGLQVSKLESVDASKQGLGKNSLKLWLQSAKASTEEQSNTYSVDDGKRAHADCEGRGTHRTSGQLCGNSLGIPIPVDNHRCSGETSVNQVSAPPPLCHLDLGVIESLPPELFTELNGIYGGKLVDFVAKNKREFSATTSHERVDGAKNGSESHLFNDMHLQDENALEPKHTVVEKQAMPSSVGGSSDVAASTSGLGNTDIMPASLSQVDPLVLQQLPQELRVDLLEQLPAHRRYDLASSAASDPLAEIPGESIVLSWNVNIL, from the exons ATGAGTTTGAATTCGTCAAAATCGTCTGGTTCAAAATCCAAGCGAAGCTTCAATTCCAACAATTCCACtaacaacaacaagaagaagacgaagattAGCACCAATCAGAAAACCCTAGGCGGCGTCTCTTGGGGAGccaattctctctcctcctctcgcTCCTCCTTCCAAAGATCCCCCTTTCCTGATTTCGGCAG TTATATGGTAGAGAAGAACAGGAAACTGCAGAATCAGTTTGATAGTGAAGCTTCGAGTTGTTTGGGGTCCGAGAGGAGTATTTTTCGTGGGGTTTCGATTTTCGTAGATGGTTTCACAGTGCCTTCTAGTCAG GAACTGAGAGCGTACATGGTGAATTATGGTGGTAGATATGAGAATTACTTTTCAAGGCGTCGTGTTACACATATCATCTGCAGTAATCTTCCTgacagtaaaataaaaaatctgag GTCTTTCAGTGGAGGGCTCCCAGTTGTGAAGCCTAACTGGATTGTAGATTCAGTTGCTGCTAACAAACTCTTGAGTT GGGTTCCTTATCAACTTGAGCAGGTTTCTTGTAACCAACCAAGGTTGTCAGACTTCTTTGCTCCGAAGATAATCCCCAACTGTGATGATGCTTTGAGAGATACATCTGATCAAGTGAAACCTGAAAGTGAGGATACATCTTTGGTAGGAACCAGATTAGAAGATGATAACAAGTCAGTATGCAGATCCACTGAACACGAACAGGAAAGTAGCGGAGAATCTGATGATATGATATATGAAAACACCGATGGACAATTTGGTGAGGAGTTGTATACAGGTGAAAAATATTCTGAAGTTAAACAAGAAGAAACGCCTACTTCAGATGCAGAAGATAATGTCAGCATAAAGGATGAATTTAAATCTAGTACCCACCAGCACTCTGCTTCAGTTAGCAGTAACTGCTTGCCAAGCTCAGAAAATTTTGGGTCTAATCGAAGTCATTCAACTCTTGGGGATCCCAATTTTGTGGAAAATTATTTTAAG AGCTCAAGGCTGCACTTTATAGGAACCTGGAGAAATCGGTATCGCAAGCGTTTTCCTAGTTCGTCTAAAGGGTTGGACAACACAGATTCTAACCGTTGTGCTCCTGATAGTTCTCTGAAGACTCCCATTATACATATTGACATG GACTGTTTTTTTGTGTCCGTGGTCATCAGGCAACACCCTGAACTTAAGGATAGGCCTGTAGCTGTATGTCATTCTGATAATCCAAAGGGCACTGCTGAAATTTCATCTGCAAACTACCCTGCTCGAGATTATG GAGTGAGGGCTGGGATGTTTGTCAGAGATGCTAAGGCACTTTGTCCACACCTTGTCATTCTTCCTTATGATTTTGAAGCGTATGAGGAG GTAGCTGATCAGTTCTATGACATTCTGCATAAGCACTGCAGAAAAGTACAA GCAGTAAGCTGTGATGAAGCATTTTTAGATGTCACATACTTGGAAGGGGTAGATATGGATATGTTAGCCTCAACTGTAAGACAAGAGATTTTTGAGACTACTGGATGCACTGCAAGTGCTGGCATAGCTAGAAATATGCTGATGGCTCGCCTTGCAACAAGATCTGCTAAACCAGATGGTCAATGCAACATTCCTCCCGAAAGG GTGGATGATTATTTATATGAACTTCCCATCAAGACGCTTCCAGGAATAGGACACGTTCTAGAGGAGAAGTTGAAGAAGCGAAATGTTTTGACGTGTGGACAGTTGCGTATGATTCCTAAG GACTCTCTTCAAAAGGACTTCGGAATAAAAACTGGGGAGATGTTGTGGAATCATAGTAGAGGCATAGATAATCGGCTAGTTGGGGTGATTCAG GAAAGTAAGTCTATTGGTGCTGAAGTGAATTGGGGTGTGAGATTCAAGGATTTGAAAGAT AGTCATCACTTCCTTTCAAATCTTTGCAAGGAGGTTTCTTTACGCTTGCAAGGATGCACAGTGCAGGGTCGTACTTTTACCCTTAAG attaagaaaagaagaaaagatgcaCAGGAGCCTGTGAAGTATATGGGATGTGGAGACTGTGAAAACTTGAGCCACTCTGTCACG GTTCCAGTTGCTACTGATGATGTGGAAGTGCTTCAGAGAATAACAAAGCAGCTCTTTGGGTTTTTCTCTCTAG ATGTCAAGGAGATTCGAGGTATTGGTTTGCAAGTTTCCAAGCTTGAGAGTGTAGATGCTTCAAAGCAAG GACTTGGAAAAAACTCTTTGAAATTGTGGCTCCAATCTGCCAAAGCAAGTACAGAAGAACAATCCAATACTTATTCTGTAGATGATGGGAAGAGGGCGCATGCAg ATTGTGAGGGTCGGGGAACTCATCGAACTTCAGGCCAGCTATGCGGAAATTCACTTGGTATTCCAATTCCAGTGGACAATCATCGGTGTAGTGGTGAAACTTCTGTGAACCAGGTTTCAGCACCACCACCTTTATGTCATCTTGATTTAGGAGTTATTGAAAGTCTTCCTCCAGAACTTTTTACGGAATTAAACGGGATCTATGGTGGCAAGTTGGTTGATTTTGTTGCTAAAAATAAACGAGAATTCAGTGCAACAACATCTCATGAACGAGTAGATG GTGCAAAGAACGGGAGTGAGAGTCATCTCTTCAATGATATGCACCTGCAGGATGAAAATGCATTAGAACCCAAG
- the LOC112172772 gene encoding DNA repair protein REV1 isoform X3 produces the protein MSLNSSKSSGSKSKRSFNSNNSTNNNKKKTKISTNQKTLGGVSWGANSLSSSRSSFQRSPFPDFGSYMVEKNRKLQNQFDSEASSCLGSERSIFRGVSIFVDGFTVPSSQELRAYMVNYGGRYENYFSRRRVTHIICSNLPDSKIKNLRSFSGGLPVVKPNWIVDSVAANKLLSWVPYQLEQVSCNQPRLSDFFAPKIIPNCDDALRDTSDQVKPESEDTSLVGTRLEDDNKSVCRSTEHEQESSGESDDMIYENTDGQFGEELYTGEKYSEVKQEETPTSDAEDNVSIKDEFKSSTHQHSASVSSNCLPSSENFGSNRSHSTLGDPNFVENYFKSSRLHFIGTWRNRYRKRFPSSSKGLDNTDSNRCAPDSSLKTPIIHIDMDCFFVSVVIRQHPELKDRPVAVCHSDNPKGTAEISSANYPARDYGVRAGMFVRDAKALCPHLVILPYDFEAYEEVADQFYDILHKHCRKVQAVSCDEAFLDVTYLEGVDMDMLASTVRQEIFETTGCTASAGIARNMLMARLATRSAKPDGQCNIPPERVDDYLYELPIKTLPGIGHVLEEKLKKRNVLTCGQLRMIPKDSLQKDFGIKTGEMLWNHSRGIDNRLVGVIQESKSIGAEVNWGVRFKDLKDSHHFLSNLCKEVSLRLQGCTVQGRTFTLKIKKRRKDAQEPVKYMGCGDCENLSHSVTVPVATDDVEVLQRITKQLFGFFSLDVKEIRGIGLQVSKLESVDASKQGLGKNSLKLWLQSAKASTEEQSNTYSVDDGKRAHADCEGRGTHRTSGQLCGNSLGIPIPVDNHRCSGETSVNQVSAPPPLCHLDLGVIESLPPELFTELNGIYGGKLVDFVAKNKREFSATTSHERVDGAKNGSESHLFNDMHLQDENALEPKHTVVEKQAMPSSVGGSSDVAASTSASCTQEI, from the exons ATGAGTTTGAATTCGTCAAAATCGTCTGGTTCAAAATCCAAGCGAAGCTTCAATTCCAACAATTCCACtaacaacaacaagaagaagacgaagattAGCACCAATCAGAAAACCCTAGGCGGCGTCTCTTGGGGAGccaattctctctcctcctctcgcTCCTCCTTCCAAAGATCCCCCTTTCCTGATTTCGGCAG TTATATGGTAGAGAAGAACAGGAAACTGCAGAATCAGTTTGATAGTGAAGCTTCGAGTTGTTTGGGGTCCGAGAGGAGTATTTTTCGTGGGGTTTCGATTTTCGTAGATGGTTTCACAGTGCCTTCTAGTCAG GAACTGAGAGCGTACATGGTGAATTATGGTGGTAGATATGAGAATTACTTTTCAAGGCGTCGTGTTACACATATCATCTGCAGTAATCTTCCTgacagtaaaataaaaaatctgag GTCTTTCAGTGGAGGGCTCCCAGTTGTGAAGCCTAACTGGATTGTAGATTCAGTTGCTGCTAACAAACTCTTGAGTT GGGTTCCTTATCAACTTGAGCAGGTTTCTTGTAACCAACCAAGGTTGTCAGACTTCTTTGCTCCGAAGATAATCCCCAACTGTGATGATGCTTTGAGAGATACATCTGATCAAGTGAAACCTGAAAGTGAGGATACATCTTTGGTAGGAACCAGATTAGAAGATGATAACAAGTCAGTATGCAGATCCACTGAACACGAACAGGAAAGTAGCGGAGAATCTGATGATATGATATATGAAAACACCGATGGACAATTTGGTGAGGAGTTGTATACAGGTGAAAAATATTCTGAAGTTAAACAAGAAGAAACGCCTACTTCAGATGCAGAAGATAATGTCAGCATAAAGGATGAATTTAAATCTAGTACCCACCAGCACTCTGCTTCAGTTAGCAGTAACTGCTTGCCAAGCTCAGAAAATTTTGGGTCTAATCGAAGTCATTCAACTCTTGGGGATCCCAATTTTGTGGAAAATTATTTTAAG AGCTCAAGGCTGCACTTTATAGGAACCTGGAGAAATCGGTATCGCAAGCGTTTTCCTAGTTCGTCTAAAGGGTTGGACAACACAGATTCTAACCGTTGTGCTCCTGATAGTTCTCTGAAGACTCCCATTATACATATTGACATG GACTGTTTTTTTGTGTCCGTGGTCATCAGGCAACACCCTGAACTTAAGGATAGGCCTGTAGCTGTATGTCATTCTGATAATCCAAAGGGCACTGCTGAAATTTCATCTGCAAACTACCCTGCTCGAGATTATG GAGTGAGGGCTGGGATGTTTGTCAGAGATGCTAAGGCACTTTGTCCACACCTTGTCATTCTTCCTTATGATTTTGAAGCGTATGAGGAG GTAGCTGATCAGTTCTATGACATTCTGCATAAGCACTGCAGAAAAGTACAA GCAGTAAGCTGTGATGAAGCATTTTTAGATGTCACATACTTGGAAGGGGTAGATATGGATATGTTAGCCTCAACTGTAAGACAAGAGATTTTTGAGACTACTGGATGCACTGCAAGTGCTGGCATAGCTAGAAATATGCTGATGGCTCGCCTTGCAACAAGATCTGCTAAACCAGATGGTCAATGCAACATTCCTCCCGAAAGG GTGGATGATTATTTATATGAACTTCCCATCAAGACGCTTCCAGGAATAGGACACGTTCTAGAGGAGAAGTTGAAGAAGCGAAATGTTTTGACGTGTGGACAGTTGCGTATGATTCCTAAG GACTCTCTTCAAAAGGACTTCGGAATAAAAACTGGGGAGATGTTGTGGAATCATAGTAGAGGCATAGATAATCGGCTAGTTGGGGTGATTCAG GAAAGTAAGTCTATTGGTGCTGAAGTGAATTGGGGTGTGAGATTCAAGGATTTGAAAGAT AGTCATCACTTCCTTTCAAATCTTTGCAAGGAGGTTTCTTTACGCTTGCAAGGATGCACAGTGCAGGGTCGTACTTTTACCCTTAAG attaagaaaagaagaaaagatgcaCAGGAGCCTGTGAAGTATATGGGATGTGGAGACTGTGAAAACTTGAGCCACTCTGTCACG GTTCCAGTTGCTACTGATGATGTGGAAGTGCTTCAGAGAATAACAAAGCAGCTCTTTGGGTTTTTCTCTCTAG ATGTCAAGGAGATTCGAGGTATTGGTTTGCAAGTTTCCAAGCTTGAGAGTGTAGATGCTTCAAAGCAAG GACTTGGAAAAAACTCTTTGAAATTGTGGCTCCAATCTGCCAAAGCAAGTACAGAAGAACAATCCAATACTTATTCTGTAGATGATGGGAAGAGGGCGCATGCAg ATTGTGAGGGTCGGGGAACTCATCGAACTTCAGGCCAGCTATGCGGAAATTCACTTGGTATTCCAATTCCAGTGGACAATCATCGGTGTAGTGGTGAAACTTCTGTGAACCAGGTTTCAGCACCACCACCTTTATGTCATCTTGATTTAGGAGTTATTGAAAGTCTTCCTCCAGAACTTTTTACGGAATTAAACGGGATCTATGGTGGCAAGTTGGTTGATTTTGTTGCTAAAAATAAACGAGAATTCAGTGCAACAACATCTCATGAACGAGTAGATG GTGCAAAGAACGGGAGTGAGAGTCATCTCTTCAATGATATGCACCTGCAGGATGAAAATGCATTAGAACCCAAG